A window of Mytilus edulis chromosome 10, xbMytEdul2.2, whole genome shotgun sequence contains these coding sequences:
- the LOC139491416 gene encoding uncharacterized protein yields MANAQLNDIPLGMATPSRESGALDSEDHRVIDENVSFTAVAVETDKVVESLGSSHKARRNISSRQDNDMSLVDGTEEDVRQSWSDLDTKNPKRKRDDSVPSRTGKIKHRKVVNHSSSSSENTSSSESSSSNSESESSEDNEAFDPEPSLSKDKKEKVPSHVTKYIEKYALKGISKKTRQDMSLNWPIPSSKGLKALETDRFFKKNYFQGRKWNARLERSKINTQLRILDVMCPLSRLWSEAHRIKKDNQGMDPSDVIQLTQRAIVLAGNAHYVYNTDRRKAMLVKTMPDSLDFLNEKKGKKALAKSKGQLFGNKFLKSLAKENKDNKELREMLLFSNKKKHAGKPHFNRKNDQFFQQGPTNNLQSVGGRQALHPQVSGKRPWQGNQSQNRQGNSYGQRQNQRQNQTQNQIQTQPQNNQVFKKPANR; encoded by the coding sequence ATGGCTAACGCCCAACTCAATGACATTCCTTTAGGGATGGCTACACCGTCTCGAGAGAGCGGTGCACTTGATTCGGAAGACCATAGGGTCATTGATGAAAATGTAAGTTTTACCGCAGTGGCGGTAGAAACTGATAAGGTAGTCGAGTCTTTGGGCTCTTCTCACAAGGCGAGGAGAAATATCTCTTCTCGTCAAGATAATGACATGTCGTTAGTCGACGGGACAGAAGAAGATGTCAGACAGAGCTGGTCTGACCTAGATACCAAAAACCCTAAACGGAAACGGGACGACTCCGTACCTAGCAGAACAGGTAAGATTAAACACAGGAAAGTTGTTAATCATTCTAGCAGTTCCTCTGAAAATACTAGTAGCAGTGAATCATCTTCTAGTAACTCTGAATCAGAGAGTTCAGAAGACAATGAAGCGTTTGACCCAGAACCTTCTTTGtctaaagataaaaaagaaaaagtaccATCTCATGTAACCAAATATATAGAGAAGTATGCTCTAAAGGGTATAAGTAAAAAGACGAGACAAGATATGTCTTTGAATTGGCCTATTCCTTCGTCTAAAGGATTAAAGGCTCTTGAAACAGAtagattttttaagaaaaattattttcaaggTAGAAAATGGAATGCTAGATTAGAGAGAAGTAAAATTAACACACAGCTACGCATTCTAGATGTTATGTGTCCTCTGTCCCGTTTATGGTCTGAAGCACATAGGATTAAGAAAGATAATCAAGGTATGGACCCTTCTGATGTAATTCAGTTAACACAGAGGGCTATTGTGCTAGCAGGTAATGCTCACTATGTTTATAACACTGACAGGAGAAAAGCAATGTTAGTTAAAACAATGCCAGATAGTCTAGATTTTTTAAATGAGAAGAAAGGCAAGAAAGCTTTGGCAAAATCTAAGGGTCAACTTTTTGGTAATAAGTTTCTAAAGTCTTTGGCTAAAGAAAACAAGGATAACAAAGAACTTAGAgaaatgttgttgttttctaacAAGAAAAAACATGCTGGTAAACctcattttaatagaaaaaatgaTCAGTTTTTTCAGCAGGGGCCCACAAACAACCTGCAGTCTGTGGGCGGCAGACAAGCTCTCCATCCACAAGTTTCAGGGAAGAGACCTTGGCAGGGAAACCAGTCACAGAACAGACAGGGGAACAGTTATGGTCAGCGCCAGAATCAGCGCCAGAACCAGACCCAGAACCAAATCCAGACTCAACCTCAGAACAACCAAGTGTTCAAGAAACCTGCAAACCGATAG
- the LOC139491418 gene encoding uncharacterized protein isoform X1, whose translation MVMDVSGNFTIYLSDGGDEDERNKSKRIIERLEDSNIGIIYGDRDFIPGCMILDNKRNAVLKSDLVVVLLSDSFIDSTECVYDVALAICLERHIIIIDNRKLRRMPPLLNELPKIKGRTNFVKVLQKLKRMVDGYYAEEKKQSRNRKDDAQVYIREVERTATLENEQEFQNQILRLQAQLTQTQRDKKIAKHIAIVDGDRAFNNYHHEQTIRYQLEKRIREMENHIQTLSRENVMLKQPVVSVSPMVERNSQQTPFQEIQKQINQVLIEISNLSHKNVDNVDTNTTFYRMPTELKCFCQKYEEMIGPNICRLGRLLHLSNHQIEKVEECRENGYVEMFWQTIKFWQSNENSDESFVTLLNVLEDIGVDIGGKPMSKTEVRILHEKIPFILNNIYQVNDLIPYLISQHVLTHVTEMFIREPRNKEERLLRLINVLTTKHYGIKALCNALTHTNQEFIADEISRSMPNIPTSRFPVELTDESCDSQWSSDESRLQVARVAPITATVNSVKAYAHLEEKHQCQNEDLNNTCVDGIEQLIKKVSKEKTIKSRRGCSIQ comes from the exons ATGGTAATGGACGTAAGCGGTAACTTTACCATTTATTTGTCTGACGGTGGAGATGAAGACGAAAGAAATAAATCGAAACGAATCATCGAACGCTTGGAAGATTCTAATATTGGAATTATATACGGAGACAGAGATTTTATACCCGGATGTATGATACTAGACAACAAAAGAAATGCGGTTCTAAAGTCAGACTTAGTGGTGGTACTTTTGTCCGATAGCTTTATAGACTCGACTGAATGTGTTTATGATGTTGCTTTGGCAATTTGTCTAGAAAGACACATTATTATAATAGACAACAGAAAACTAAGAAGAATGCCACCATTATTAAATGAATTGCCAAAGATAAAAGGACGTACAAACTTTGTCAAAGTGTTACAAAAGCTGAAACGAATGGTTGATGGGTATTATGCAGAAG aaaaaaaacaatcaagGAATAGGAAAGACGATGCACAGGTATATATCAGGGAAGTGGAACGAACAGCTACTTTAGAAAATGAACAAGAATTTCAAAACCAGATTCTCAGACTCCAGGCTCAACTGACGCAAACTCAAAGAGACAAGAAAATAGCTAAACACATTGCGATTGTAGATGGAGATAGAGCATTTAACAACTATCACCATGAACAAACAATACGATACCAGTTGGAGAAAAGAATCAGAGAAATGGAGAACCATATACAGACACTCAGCAGAGAAAACGTTATGCTGAAGCAGCCAGTG GTTTCTGTCAGTCCAATGGTTGAGAGAAATTCACAGCAAACTCCATTTCAAGAAATTCAAAAACAGATAAATCAGGTTTTGATTGAAATATCAAATCTGAGTCATAAGAATGTAGACAACGTGGATACGAATACTACATTCTACAGAATGCCGACTGAATTgaaatgtttttgtcaaaaatatgaGGAAATGATTG GTCCAAATATTTGTCGACTGGGACGATTACTGCATTTATCAAATCACCAGATAGAAAAGGTAGAAGAATGCAGGGAGAATGGTTATGTTGAAATGTTTTGGCAGACGATAAAGTTTTGGCAGTCAAATGAAAACTCAGACGAAAGCTTTGTGACGTTACTGAATGTATTAGAAGACATTGGTGTTGATATCGGAG GAAAGCCAATGTCAAAGACTGAAGTGAGAATACTCCATGAGAAGATTCCTTTCATCTTGAACAATATTTACCAAGTAAATGATTTGATACCATACCTGATATCTCAGCACGTGTTAACACACGTGACTGAGATGTTTATCAGAGAACCAAGGAATAAGGAGGAAAGACTATTGCGTTTAATCAATGTTCTCACAACAAAACACTATGGAATTAAGGCCCTTTGTAATGCCCTTACCCATACAAACCAGGAATTTATAGCAGACGAGATATCAC gttCTATGCCAAATATACCGACAAGCCGTTTCCCTGTTGAATTAACTGATGAAAGCTGCGATTCTCAATGGAGTTCAGATGAATCTAGACTACAAGTAGCACGTGTTGCACCAATTACCGCTACAGTAAATTCAGTAAAAGCATATGCGCACCTTGAAGAAAAACATCAGTGTCAGAATGAAGACTTAAATAACACATGTGTCGATGGAATTGAGCAATTAATTAAAAAGGTCTCTAAggaaaaaactataaaatcccGTAGGGGTTGTAGTATTCAATAG
- the LOC139491418 gene encoding uncharacterized protein isoform X2: MVMDVSGNFTIYLSDGGDEDERNKSKRIIERLEDSNIGIIYGDRDFIPGCMILDNKRNAVLKSDLVVVLLSDSFIDSTECVYDVALAICLERHIIIIDNRKLRRMPPLLNELPKIKGRTNFVKVLQKLKRMVDGYYAEEKKQSRNRKDDAQVYIREVERTATLENEQEFQNQILRLQAQLTQTQRDKKIAKHIAIVDGDRAFNNYHHEQTIRYQLEKRIREMENHIQTLSRENVMLKQPVVSVSPMVERNSQQTPFQEIQKQINQVLIEISNLSHKNVDNVDTNTTFYRMPTELKCFCQKYEEMIGPNICRLGRLLHLSNHQIEKVEECRENGYVEMFWQTIKFWQSNENSDESFVTLLNVLEDIGVDIGGSMPNIPTSRFPVELTDESCDSQWSSDESRLQVARVAPITATVNSVKAYAHLEEKHQCQNEDLNNTCVDGIEQLIKKVSKEKTIKSRRGCSIQ, encoded by the exons ATGGTAATGGACGTAAGCGGTAACTTTACCATTTATTTGTCTGACGGTGGAGATGAAGACGAAAGAAATAAATCGAAACGAATCATCGAACGCTTGGAAGATTCTAATATTGGAATTATATACGGAGACAGAGATTTTATACCCGGATGTATGATACTAGACAACAAAAGAAATGCGGTTCTAAAGTCAGACTTAGTGGTGGTACTTTTGTCCGATAGCTTTATAGACTCGACTGAATGTGTTTATGATGTTGCTTTGGCAATTTGTCTAGAAAGACACATTATTATAATAGACAACAGAAAACTAAGAAGAATGCCACCATTATTAAATGAATTGCCAAAGATAAAAGGACGTACAAACTTTGTCAAAGTGTTACAAAAGCTGAAACGAATGGTTGATGGGTATTATGCAGAAG aaaaaaaacaatcaagGAATAGGAAAGACGATGCACAGGTATATATCAGGGAAGTGGAACGAACAGCTACTTTAGAAAATGAACAAGAATTTCAAAACCAGATTCTCAGACTCCAGGCTCAACTGACGCAAACTCAAAGAGACAAGAAAATAGCTAAACACATTGCGATTGTAGATGGAGATAGAGCATTTAACAACTATCACCATGAACAAACAATACGATACCAGTTGGAGAAAAGAATCAGAGAAATGGAGAACCATATACAGACACTCAGCAGAGAAAACGTTATGCTGAAGCAGCCAGTG GTTTCTGTCAGTCCAATGGTTGAGAGAAATTCACAGCAAACTCCATTTCAAGAAATTCAAAAACAGATAAATCAGGTTTTGATTGAAATATCAAATCTGAGTCATAAGAATGTAGACAACGTGGATACGAATACTACATTCTACAGAATGCCGACTGAATTgaaatgtttttgtcaaaaatatgaGGAAATGATTG GTCCAAATATTTGTCGACTGGGACGATTACTGCATTTATCAAATCACCAGATAGAAAAGGTAGAAGAATGCAGGGAGAATGGTTATGTTGAAATGTTTTGGCAGACGATAAAGTTTTGGCAGTCAAATGAAAACTCAGACGAAAGCTTTGTGACGTTACTGAATGTATTAGAAGACATTGGTGTTGATATCGGAG gttCTATGCCAAATATACCGACAAGCCGTTTCCCTGTTGAATTAACTGATGAAAGCTGCGATTCTCAATGGAGTTCAGATGAATCTAGACTACAAGTAGCACGTGTTGCACCAATTACCGCTACAGTAAATTCAGTAAAAGCATATGCGCACCTTGAAGAAAAACATCAGTGTCAGAATGAAGACTTAAATAACACATGTGTCGATGGAATTGAGCAATTAATTAAAAAGGTCTCTAAggaaaaaactataaaatcccGTAGGGGTTGTAGTATTCAATAG
- the LOC139492810 gene encoding dynein light chain Tctex-type 5-like has product METRLPRLSRFSNLVRNVIKSPHIFKREDDSSRTETSEEPKIRYENTYRIAPDDTIATKIVNSIMNNTILEVVSGEEEDFLDKEGRGFLCTRLSDAIRQRIKAEYFNSRFRIIVHVTIVQENATISVGSRCLWNDSTDTHTSVTVPFEDSVIVATCYMLYYE; this is encoded by the coding sequence ATGGAAACGCGTCTCCCAAGACTTAGTAGATTTTCTAATTTAGTGAGAAACGTTATCAAGTCTCCTCACATCTTTAAGCGAGAAGATGACAGCAGCCGAACTGAAACGAGCGAAGAACCTAAAATTCGTTATGAGAATACATATAGGATAGCACCAGATGACACTATCGCAACCAAAATTGTCAACAGTATCATGAACAATACAATACTGGAGGTGGTTTCCGGAGAGGAGGAAGATTTCTTGGATAAAGAGGGGCGTGGTTTTCTCTGCACGCGACTGAGTGATGCTATCAGACAACGAATCAAAGCGGAGTATTTTAACAGTCGTTTTAGAATAATTGTACACGTAACTATTGTTCAAGAAAACGCTACAATTTCTGTTGGAAGTAGATGTCTATGGAAtgattctacagatacacatacaTCTGTGACTGTACCATTCGAGGATAGTGTGATCGTGGCAACTTGCTACATGTTATACTATGAATAA